A genomic window from Leptolyngbya sp. BL0902 includes:
- the dnaA gene encoding chromosomal replication initiator protein DnaA, with translation MDQALNRLWEQVLERLQQQLSPPTYETWIKPAQAQSLSEGTLVISTPNPFARNWVQKHYLPSIAQVVEDLAGQPLMIQVVVQEDGSGTASAPSSGGPSAASSGGSPLAASVGQSAPGSSWLTPMAPPRSGELEASNQNRAAYNDLNPKAVFDRFVVGANNRMAHAAALAVAEAPGREFNPLFLCGRVGLGKTHLMQAIGHYRQDISPHAKIAYVSTEQFTNDLIAAIRKDSMQHFRSHYRDVDILLVDDIQFIEGKEYTQEEFFHTFNTLHEAGKQIVLAADRPPHQIVRLQERLISRFSMGLIADIQPPDFETRVAILQKKAEYEQVNLPREAIEYIASSYTSNIRELEGALIRAIAYTSISGLPMTVEHLTAVLNPPTEQMEASPQVVLSTVAEHFQVSVDELKGTSRRREISQARQMGMYLMRQHTDLSLPKIGDEFGGKDHTTVLYSCTKVESQIKRDLDLAQTVRQLSDRIHMAGRG, from the coding sequence GTGGATCAGGCCCTAAATCGGCTGTGGGAACAAGTGCTAGAGCGGCTTCAACAGCAGCTTAGCCCTCCCACCTACGAAACCTGGATTAAACCTGCTCAGGCCCAGTCGCTGAGTGAGGGTACCTTGGTGATTTCTACCCCCAACCCCTTTGCGCGGAATTGGGTGCAAAAGCACTATCTACCCAGCATTGCCCAGGTGGTGGAGGATCTAGCGGGGCAACCGCTGATGATTCAGGTGGTGGTGCAGGAGGATGGATCGGGGACGGCCAGCGCTCCGTCCTCCGGTGGCCCATCGGCGGCATCCTCCGGGGGTTCACCCCTTGCGGCATCCGTTGGGCAATCGGCCCCCGGTTCCTCCTGGCTGACCCCCATGGCCCCCCCTCGGTCTGGAGAGCTAGAAGCCTCTAATCAAAACCGCGCTGCCTACAACGATCTCAACCCCAAGGCGGTGTTTGACCGCTTTGTGGTGGGGGCTAATAACCGCATGGCTCACGCCGCTGCCCTGGCGGTAGCGGAGGCTCCGGGCCGAGAGTTTAACCCGCTGTTTCTCTGCGGTCGGGTCGGGCTGGGCAAAACGCACCTGATGCAGGCCATTGGCCACTACCGCCAGGATATTTCCCCCCACGCCAAAATTGCCTACGTCTCGACAGAGCAGTTTACCAACGACCTGATTGCCGCCATCCGCAAGGACAGCATGCAGCACTTCCGATCCCACTACCGGGATGTGGATATTCTCCTAGTGGATGATATTCAGTTCATTGAGGGGAAGGAATACACCCAAGAGGAGTTTTTCCACACCTTCAATACCCTGCACGAGGCGGGGAAGCAGATTGTGCTGGCGGCGGATCGGCCTCCCCACCAAATTGTGCGGCTGCAAGAGCGGTTGATTTCCCGCTTTTCCATGGGTCTGATTGCCGATATTCAGCCCCCCGACTTTGAAACGCGGGTCGCCATCCTCCAAAAAAAGGCCGAATATGAACAGGTGAACCTGCCCCGCGAGGCCATCGAGTACATTGCCTCCAGCTACACCTCCAACATTCGCGAACTGGAAGGGGCGCTGATTCGGGCCATCGCCTACACCTCCATCTCAGGCTTGCCGATGACCGTCGAGCACCTGACGGCGGTGCTCAATCCGCCTACAGAACAGATGGAAGCCTCGCCCCAGGTGGTGCTGTCCACCGTGGCCGAACATTTTCAGGTGTCGGTCGATGAGCTCAAGGGTACGTCTCGTCGGCGTGAAATTAGCCAAGCCCGCCAGATGGGGATGTATTTGATGCGTCAACATACCGATCTCAGCTTGCCCAAAATTGGCGATGAGTTTGGCGGCAAAGACCACACAACCGTGCTCTATAGCTGCACCAAGGTCGAAAGCCAGATCAAGCGCGATCTCGACCTTGCCCAAACCGTGCGGCAACTGAGCGACCGCATCCATATGGCGGGGCGGGGCTAG
- a CDS encoding DUF4149 domain-containing protein has translation MRTLSSPSLKSMNWFGVILFFLMFWFSASLLMDFVIMPGLFVTGMMSQPDFSTAGYSLFWVFNRLELVCVALVLTGLLVTHQARTDHTVMDSGIRSRWAIELALGLLAIVLAFTYALTPAMGALGVSLNAFEPATLPSGMNQLHLLYFGLEGLKLLGCGLLLKLYFHDLQVSGEA, from the coding sequence ATGCGTACGCTCTCCAGCCCCAGCCTAAAATCTATGAATTGGTTTGGGGTCATTCTGTTTTTCCTCATGTTTTGGTTTAGCGCCAGCTTACTGATGGATTTTGTGATTATGCCCGGTCTCTTTGTCACGGGCATGATGAGCCAACCCGACTTTAGTACCGCTGGCTATTCCCTATTTTGGGTGTTTAATCGCCTAGAACTGGTGTGTGTGGCCCTGGTTTTGACCGGGCTGCTGGTCACTCACCAAGCCCGCACCGACCATACCGTTATGGATAGCGGTATCCGCAGTCGTTGGGCTATTGAACTGGCGCTGGGGCTGCTGGCCATTGTGCTGGCGTTCACCTATGCCCTCACTCCGGCCATGGGTGCCCTGGGGGTATCCCTCAATGCCTTTGAGCCTGCGACCCTGCCCTCCGGCATGAACCAATTACACCTGCTGTACTTTGGCCTAGAAGGGCTGAAACTGCTGGGCTGTGGTCTGCTGCTGAAGCTCTACTTCCACGACCTCCAGGTGTCTGGAGAAGCCTAG